One segment of Streptosporangium brasiliense DNA contains the following:
- a CDS encoding ABC transporter ATP-binding protein, producing MSDRPMTTTPPRPPAGGGLFGRGPFAGAGMLVEKSMSFWPSTRRLMRRLAPERARITVVLVLALIGVVLSVIGPRLLGWATDMIFDGVIGKQLPSGITKEQAVAAARAAGDDSFADMLSRMDVVPGRGVDFGALGTLVVWAVVLYVATSVFAWLQGYILNDVVQRTVYRLRSDVEDKLNRLPLRFFDGQPRGELLSRVTNDIDNVSQTLQQTMSQLLTSLLTVIGVLAMMFVISPLLALIALVTIPLSMVVTKQVAKRSQKLFVAQWTHTGTLNAHIEEAFTGHELVKVFGRRPEVEQAFQDRNEELFKASFGAQFISGIIMPTMTFIGNLNYVAIAVVGSIRVATGTMSLGDVQAFVQYSQQFTQPLTRVASMANLLQSGVASAERVFELLDAEEQEPDPADPVPPASRRGRVEFEHVSFRYEPEQPLIEDLSLVAEPGHTVAIVGPTGAGKTTLVNLILRFYELDSGRITLDGVDVTAMRREDLRSHIGMVLQDTWLFGGTIRENIAYGNPRATEEEILAAAQATFVDRFVRTLPDGYDTVIDEEGGNVSAGEKQLLTIARAFLSDPSLLILDEATSSVDTRTEVLVQHAMAALRSDRTSFVIAHRLSTIRDADLILVMDAGRIVEHGTHDELLAAQGAYHRLYAAQFSGALVTDDDEVSGEEEVAGVRG from the coding sequence ATGAGCGACCGGCCCATGACGACCACGCCACCACGCCCGCCGGCGGGCGGCGGCCTCTTCGGGCGGGGCCCCTTCGCCGGGGCCGGGATGCTCGTGGAGAAGTCGATGAGCTTCTGGCCGTCCACGCGGCGGCTGATGCGGCGCCTGGCGCCCGAGCGCGCGAGGATCACGGTGGTGCTCGTCCTCGCCCTGATCGGCGTGGTGCTCTCCGTCATCGGGCCGAGGCTCCTCGGCTGGGCGACGGACATGATCTTCGACGGCGTGATCGGCAAGCAGCTGCCCTCCGGGATCACCAAGGAGCAGGCGGTGGCGGCCGCCCGCGCGGCGGGCGACGACAGCTTCGCGGACATGCTCTCGCGGATGGACGTCGTGCCCGGTCGCGGAGTCGACTTCGGCGCACTGGGCACGCTCGTGGTCTGGGCGGTGGTGCTCTACGTCGCGACGTCGGTCTTCGCCTGGCTCCAGGGCTACATCCTCAACGACGTGGTCCAGCGCACCGTGTACCGGCTCCGGTCCGACGTCGAGGACAAGCTGAACCGGCTCCCCCTGCGGTTCTTCGACGGCCAGCCGCGCGGCGAGCTGCTCAGCCGGGTCACCAACGACATCGACAACGTGTCCCAGACCCTGCAGCAGACGATGAGCCAGCTGCTGACCTCGCTGCTGACCGTGATCGGCGTGCTGGCGATGATGTTCGTGATATCGCCGCTGCTCGCGCTGATCGCCCTGGTGACCATCCCGCTGTCGATGGTCGTCACCAAGCAGGTCGCGAAGCGCTCGCAGAAGCTGTTCGTCGCGCAGTGGACCCACACCGGCACCCTGAACGCCCACATCGAGGAGGCGTTCACCGGCCACGAGCTGGTGAAGGTGTTCGGCCGCCGGCCGGAGGTCGAGCAGGCGTTCCAGGACCGGAACGAGGAGCTGTTCAAGGCCAGCTTCGGCGCCCAGTTCATCTCCGGGATCATCATGCCGACGATGACCTTCATCGGGAACCTCAACTACGTCGCCATCGCCGTCGTCGGGAGCATACGGGTCGCCACCGGGACGATGAGCCTGGGCGACGTCCAGGCGTTCGTCCAGTATTCGCAGCAGTTCACCCAGCCGCTGACCCGGGTCGCCTCGATGGCCAACCTGCTGCAGTCGGGGGTGGCCTCGGCCGAGCGGGTCTTCGAGCTGCTGGACGCCGAGGAGCAGGAGCCGGACCCCGCCGACCCGGTGCCGCCCGCCTCCCGGCGGGGCCGCGTCGAGTTCGAGCACGTGTCCTTCCGCTACGAACCGGAGCAGCCTCTCATCGAGGATCTGTCGCTGGTGGCCGAGCCCGGGCACACGGTCGCGATCGTCGGCCCGACCGGCGCGGGGAAGACCACCCTCGTCAACCTGATCCTGCGCTTCTACGAGCTGGACTCCGGCCGGATCACCCTCGACGGCGTCGACGTCACCGCGATGCGCCGTGAGGACCTGCGCTCGCACATCGGCATGGTGCTCCAGGACACCTGGCTGTTCGGCGGCACCATCCGCGAGAACATCGCCTACGGCAACCCCCGGGCCACCGAGGAGGAGATCCTGGCCGCCGCGCAGGCCACGTTCGTCGACCGGTTCGTCCGCACCCTGCCCGACGGCTACGACACCGTCATCGACGAGGAGGGCGGCAACGTCAGCGCCGGGGAGAAGCAGCTGCTGACCATCGCCCGCGCCTTCCTCTCCGACCCGTCCCTGCTCATCCTCGACGAGGCCACCAGCTCGGTCGACACCCGGACCGAGGTCCTGGTCCAGCACGCGATGGCCGCGCTCCGCTCCGACCGCACCAGCTTCGTCATCGCCCACCGGCTGTCCACCATCCGCGACGCCGACCTGATCCTGGTGATGGACGCCGGCCGCATCGTCGAGCACGGCACCCACGACGAGCTGCTCGCCGCCCAGGGCGCCTACCACCGGCTGTACGCGGCGCAGTTCAGCGGCGCGCTGGTCACCGATGACGACGAGGTCAGCGGGGAGGAGGAGGTGGCGGGGGTGCGGGGATAA
- a CDS encoding ABC transporter ATP-binding protein, protein MLSRLLRTYLRPYSSTLTAVVVLQIVGTMASLYLPSLNADIIDQGVATGDAGYILSAGGWMLFVSLIQIICSIAAVYYSARAAMGFGRDVRSAVFHRVGEFSTREVSQFGAPSLITRSTNDVQQVQMLVVMGCTMLVSAPITGIGGIIMALRQDLTLSWLLAVCVPVLLVSIGLIISRMVPQFRAMQERIDRVNQVLREQLTGIRVVRAFVREREETLRFAGANDALTATALRAGQLMNLIFPVVLLILNVSAVAVLWFGAGRVDSGEMQVGALTAFLMYLIQILTSMMMATFISMMIPRAAVCAERIGEVLDTESSVRPPDDPVRQVHGRAELELRDVEFRYPGAAAPVLSGISFRVSAGQTTAVVGSTGAGKTTLVSLVPRLFDATSGTVSVDGVDVRDLDPQMLWTRIGLVPQKPYLFTGTVASNLRYGNPDASDEELWQALEVAQARDFVEAMPGGLDAPITQGGTNVSGGQRQRLSIARALVNKPEIYLFDDSFSALDLATDARLRAALRPYTAQSAVVIVAQRVSTIAGADQIIVLDDGVIVGMGTHDELLESCPTYIEIVESQLAAGSAA, encoded by the coding sequence ATGCTGAGCCGGCTGCTACGCACCTATCTCAGGCCCTACTCATCGACGCTGACCGCCGTGGTGGTGCTGCAGATCGTCGGCACCATGGCCTCGCTGTACCTGCCCAGCCTCAACGCCGACATCATCGACCAGGGCGTCGCCACCGGCGACGCCGGCTACATCCTGTCCGCCGGCGGCTGGATGCTGTTCGTGTCCCTGATCCAGATCATCTGCTCGATCGCGGCGGTCTACTACAGCGCCCGCGCGGCGATGGGATTCGGCCGGGACGTCCGCTCAGCGGTCTTCCACCGGGTGGGCGAGTTCTCCACCCGGGAGGTCTCCCAGTTCGGAGCGCCCTCGCTGATCACCCGCAGCACCAACGACGTGCAGCAGGTCCAGATGCTCGTGGTGATGGGCTGCACGATGCTGGTCTCCGCGCCGATCACGGGCATCGGCGGCATCATCATGGCGCTGCGCCAGGACCTCACCCTGTCCTGGCTCCTGGCGGTCTGCGTCCCCGTGCTGCTGGTGTCGATCGGACTGATCATCTCCCGCATGGTCCCCCAGTTCCGCGCGATGCAGGAGCGCATCGACCGGGTCAACCAGGTCCTGCGCGAGCAGCTGACCGGCATCCGCGTCGTGCGCGCCTTCGTCCGGGAACGCGAGGAGACGCTCCGGTTCGCCGGGGCGAACGACGCGCTGACCGCGACCGCGCTGCGCGCCGGGCAGCTGATGAACCTCATCTTCCCCGTCGTGCTGCTGATCCTCAACGTCTCCGCCGTCGCCGTGCTCTGGTTCGGCGCCGGCCGCGTGGACAGCGGCGAGATGCAGGTCGGCGCCCTCACCGCCTTCCTGATGTATCTGATCCAGATCCTCACCTCGATGATGATGGCCACCTTCATCTCGATGATGATCCCGCGCGCCGCGGTCTGCGCCGAGCGCATCGGCGAGGTGCTCGACACCGAGTCGTCGGTGCGCCCGCCCGACGATCCCGTACGGCAGGTGCACGGCCGCGCCGAGCTGGAGCTGCGGGACGTCGAGTTCCGCTACCCGGGCGCGGCGGCTCCGGTGCTGTCCGGCATCTCCTTCCGCGTCTCCGCCGGGCAGACCACCGCCGTCGTCGGCAGCACCGGAGCCGGCAAGACGACGCTGGTCTCCCTGGTGCCCAGGCTGTTCGACGCCACCTCCGGCACGGTTTCGGTCGACGGCGTCGACGTCCGCGACCTCGACCCCCAGATGCTCTGGACGCGCATCGGCCTGGTGCCGCAGAAGCCGTACCTGTTCACCGGGACCGTCGCGAGCAACCTGCGTTACGGCAACCCGGACGCCAGTGACGAGGAGCTGTGGCAGGCGCTGGAGGTCGCCCAGGCCCGCGACTTCGTCGAGGCGATGCCCGGGGGCCTCGACGCGCCCATCACACAGGGCGGCACGAACGTCTCCGGTGGTCAGCGGCAGCGGCTCTCCATCGCCCGAGCGCTGGTCAACAAGCCCGAGATCTACCTGTTCGACGACTCGTTCTCGGCTCTCGACCTGGCCACCGACGCCCGGCTGCGCGCCGCCCTACGCCCCTACACCGCCCAGTCCGCCGTCGTCATCGTCGCTCAGCGGGTCTCCACCATCGCCGGCGCCGACCAGATCATCGTGCTCGACGACGGCGTGATCGTCGGCATGGGGACCCACGACGAGCTGCTGGAATCCTGCCCGACATACATCGAGATCGTCGAGTCCCAACTAGCCGCGGGGAGCGCAGCATGA
- a CDS encoding TetR/AcrR family transcriptional regulator produces the protein MTSHSQRAAPLPPDERRAALIASTLSLVLAHGPDVNTRQIAQAAGVAEGTIFRVFATKDELVDAAVASAFDPDPLLRDLAAIDRAAPLDARLVAAVEILQQRTTRVFRLLDALGCGSAVEAGRNRQIRLGQNVVIRQALIDLIEPGRDRLRCGPQEAVRRLQLLTVACSHPRFVEDDPLSPAEIVSMLLDGIRLRPEHDAPDPDATGGPETSNSSDTPSGGHHSC, from the coding sequence ATGACGTCCCATTCCCAGCGCGCCGCGCCGCTCCCGCCGGACGAGCGGCGTGCCGCGCTCATCGCGTCCACGCTGTCGCTGGTGCTCGCCCACGGCCCCGACGTCAACACCCGGCAGATCGCGCAGGCGGCCGGCGTCGCGGAGGGGACGATCTTTCGGGTCTTCGCCACCAAGGACGAGCTCGTGGACGCGGCCGTGGCCAGCGCCTTCGACCCCGACCCGCTGCTGCGCGACCTGGCGGCCATCGACCGCGCGGCCCCCCTGGACGCCCGGCTCGTCGCGGCGGTCGAGATCCTGCAGCAGCGCACGACGCGCGTCTTCCGGCTGCTGGACGCCCTGGGGTGCGGGAGTGCCGTCGAGGCCGGCCGCAACCGCCAGATCCGGCTCGGCCAGAACGTCGTCATCCGGCAGGCGCTCATCGACCTGATCGAGCCCGGCCGCGACCGGCTGCGCTGCGGTCCGCAGGAGGCCGTGCGCCGGCTGCAGCTGCTGACCGTCGCGTGCAGCCATCCCCGGTTCGTCGAGGACGACCCGCTGTCACCGGCGGAGATCGTCTCCATGCTGCTGGACGGCATCCGCCTGCGCCCGGAGCACGACGCGCCCGATCCGGACGCCACCGGCGGTCCGGAGACCTCCAACAGCTCCGACACCCCAAGCGGAGGGCACCACTCATGCTGA
- a CDS encoding DUF6204 family protein, with protein sequence MTRHVFRVIIRGKFDRLGDADRAALLDRLGRADDQDVTGSPFSEEGTFVYDETLSWFTFRCQVSADAAGGEAAAQQEAIALLEAHGYGFRDPRPAMTNMSTIPIRRKGRRVS encoded by the coding sequence ATGACGCGGCACGTCTTTCGAGTGATCATTCGTGGCAAGTTCGACCGGTTGGGCGACGCCGACCGGGCCGCGCTCCTCGACCGCCTCGGCCGGGCCGACGACCAGGACGTGACCGGGAGCCCTTTCAGCGAGGAGGGCACCTTCGTCTATGACGAGACCTTGAGCTGGTTCACGTTCCGCTGCCAGGTGTCAGCCGACGCGGCGGGCGGCGAGGCCGCGGCCCAGCAGGAGGCGATCGCCCTCCTTGAGGCCCACGGCTACGGGTTCAGGGATCCGCGTCCGGCGATGACGAACATGAGCACCATCCCCATCCGCAGGAAGGGCCGCCGGGTGAGCTGA
- a CDS encoding winged helix-turn-helix transcriptional regulator yields the protein MDSTAFSERTRAACQAREILDRVGDKWSLYVISQLSDRTKRFNELKRDIDGISQRMLTVTLRGLERDGIISRTMYPVMPPRVDYALTPMGRTLLDTVGSLVSWAEEHVDEIEATRARYDARTESFPEPE from the coding sequence ATGGACAGCACGGCCTTCTCCGAGCGCACCAGGGCCGCCTGCCAGGCCCGCGAGATCCTGGACCGCGTCGGGGACAAGTGGTCGCTGTATGTGATCTCCCAGCTGAGCGACCGCACCAAGCGGTTCAACGAGCTCAAGCGCGACATCGACGGCATCAGCCAGCGCATGCTGACGGTCACCCTGCGCGGGCTGGAGCGCGACGGCATCATCTCCCGGACCATGTATCCGGTCATGCCGCCCCGCGTCGACTACGCGCTCACCCCGATGGGCCGCACGCTGCTCGACACCGTCGGCTCCCTCGTCTCGTGGGCCGAGGAGCACGTCGACGAGATCGAGGCCACCCGCGCCCGCTACGACGCCCGCACCGAGAGCTTCCCCGAGCCCGAGTGA
- a CDS encoding YceI family protein, protein MTTKAVEIPGYVAGTWAIDPAHSEVSFVVRHLMISKVRGRFLAFEGRIVTGGDPLESSVTATIDLASVDTGNKQRDDHVRSADFFEADVHPTMTYRSSGIRPDGDGFLLDGELTLKGVTRPVPLKLEVNGFGPDPFAADPFAGGRAGFTATGEINRMDFGVSYNGPIPGGGVALSEKVQIVIEIQAVLQTDATA, encoded by the coding sequence ATGACGACCAAGGCTGTCGAGATCCCCGGCTACGTCGCCGGCACGTGGGCCATCGATCCGGCCCACTCCGAGGTGAGCTTCGTCGTCCGGCATCTCATGATCAGCAAGGTGCGCGGGCGCTTCCTCGCCTTCGAGGGCCGGATCGTCACCGGCGGCGACCCGCTGGAGTCGAGCGTGACCGCGACCATCGATCTGGCCTCGGTCGACACCGGTAACAAGCAGCGGGACGACCACGTCCGCTCCGCCGACTTCTTCGAGGCCGACGTCCACCCGACCATGACCTACCGCTCCAGCGGGATCCGCCCCGACGGTGACGGCTTCCTGCTCGACGGCGAGCTCACCCTCAAGGGGGTGACCCGCCCGGTCCCGCTGAAGCTGGAGGTCAACGGGTTCGGCCCCGACCCCTTCGCCGCCGACCCCTTCGCCGGTGGCCGCGCTGGGTTCACGGCCACCGGGGAGATCAACCGCATGGACTTCGGCGTCAGCTACAACGGCCCCATCCCCGGCGGTGGCGTGGCCCTGAGCGAGAAGGTCCAGATCGTCATCGAGATCCAGGCGGTCCTCCAGACCGACGCCACCGCGTGA
- a CDS encoding NAD-dependent epimerase/dehydratase family protein produces MRILIIGGTRFVGRHITEAAIAAGHEVSLLHRGQTGPELFPEAEHLRADRNADLSVLRERRWDTTIDVSAYHPGQIASLAGALSTGQYVFVSSTAVYTVPKEPGFAEDSPLVELDGPIPEAVTIETYGALKVLCERAAVEHFGSETLIVRPTYVIGPYDYTGRFTYWVNRIARGGEVLAPGDPTDPIQVIDGRDMAAWIIAMAEKAGSGAFHAVSPPPPFSFGDMLEAIVAEVGPPGTTLTWVGQDFLRSEGEDGRSLPLWSEGGGHAAVNTADPAAAAAAGLSPRPFGRSVREIRESEASFSTDTTISPDREADLLARWRSRPQG; encoded by the coding sequence ATGCGCATTCTGATCATCGGTGGGACCCGGTTCGTCGGCCGGCACATCACCGAAGCCGCGATCGCGGCCGGGCACGAGGTCTCCCTGCTGCACCGAGGGCAGACGGGGCCGGAGCTGTTCCCCGAGGCGGAGCACCTGCGGGCCGACCGCAACGCGGATCTGTCGGTCCTGCGTGAGCGGCGGTGGGACACGACGATCGACGTCAGCGCCTACCATCCGGGGCAGATCGCCTCCCTCGCCGGCGCGCTCTCCACGGGCCAGTACGTCTTCGTCTCCAGCACCGCCGTCTACACCGTCCCGAAGGAGCCGGGCTTCGCCGAGGACTCGCCGCTGGTCGAGCTCGACGGCCCGATCCCGGAGGCGGTCACCATCGAGACCTACGGGGCGCTGAAGGTGCTCTGCGAGCGCGCCGCGGTCGAGCACTTCGGGTCGGAAACCCTGATCGTACGGCCGACCTACGTGATCGGCCCGTACGACTACACGGGCCGGTTCACCTACTGGGTGAACCGGATCGCACGCGGCGGCGAGGTCCTGGCTCCGGGCGACCCCACGGACCCGATCCAGGTGATCGACGGACGCGACATGGCCGCCTGGATCATCGCCATGGCCGAGAAGGCGGGCTCGGGCGCCTTCCACGCGGTCAGCCCGCCCCCGCCGTTCTCCTTCGGAGACATGCTGGAGGCGATCGTGGCCGAGGTCGGACCGCCCGGGACCACGCTGACCTGGGTCGGGCAGGACTTCCTGCGCTCCGAGGGAGAGGACGGGCGGTCGCTGCCGCTCTGGTCGGAGGGCGGCGGGCACGCGGCGGTCAACACCGCGGATCCGGCCGCCGCCGCGGCGGCCGGTCTCAGCCCGCGTCCGTTCGGCCGGTCGGTGCGTGAGATCCGCGAGTCCGAGGCGTCCTTCTCGACGGACACCACGATCAGCCCGGACCGGGAGGCGGACCTCCTGGCCAGGTGGCGCTCCCGCCCTCAGGGATGA
- a CDS encoding STAS domain-containing protein — MFNADFRTVIMTIWPEARPCRPPPAAGLRDPSPHDLHVDLLEAPALLRVSGEIDRTTRRLWEEALGGLVIRGEDMHLDFSGLTFVDVRGAWLLTEAARSLPVGKKVFLHHAPYCLRSVLTLIGPDPSPIEVETQ; from the coding sequence GTGTTCAACGCCGACTTCAGGACGGTCATCATGACGATCTGGCCAGAGGCGCGACCGTGCAGACCGCCTCCGGCCGCCGGGCTCCGTGACCCGAGCCCCCACGATCTCCACGTCGACCTGCTGGAGGCGCCCGCCCTGCTGAGGGTGAGCGGTGAGATCGACCGCACGACCAGGAGACTCTGGGAGGAGGCGTTGGGCGGACTGGTCATCAGGGGTGAGGACATGCACCTCGACTTCTCCGGGCTGACGTTCGTAGACGTCCGGGGGGCTTGGTTGCTGACCGAGGCCGCGCGTAGCCTCCCCGTCGGGAAAAAGGTGTTCCTGCACCACGCGCCCTACTGTCTGAGATCCGTACTCACCTTGATCGGACCGGACCCCTCCCCGATCGAAGTGGAGACGCAATGA
- a CDS encoding sensor histidine kinase — protein MSTTATTTTVDPFVHPALFYRGAQQYLDGTVPFVREGLAAGEPVAVAVPAPNVELLRDELGAAASGVRFLDMTEAGRNPGRIIPGVLYAFADLHPAGRVRIIGEPIWPGRSETEYPACAQHEALINLAFSGRAVTILCPYDLDGLAPSVIADAEMTHPLLVDASGSRPSRDYAPERVIGRYNRPLRDPADAAALGFSPGDLGRVRDFVVGHAGRMGLSGERLEDLRLIASELAANSLDYGGGSGTVRIWSENGHVVMDVSDAGHIVDPLAGRRPVDPRQRGSRGLLVTNLLSDLVRVHTIQGGTTVRVYFSA, from the coding sequence ATGAGCACGACGGCGACCACCACCACGGTGGATCCGTTCGTCCACCCGGCGCTGTTCTACCGGGGAGCCCAGCAGTATCTCGACGGCACCGTGCCGTTCGTCCGCGAGGGCCTGGCGGCCGGGGAGCCGGTCGCGGTGGCCGTGCCCGCGCCGAACGTGGAGCTGCTCCGGGACGAGCTCGGCGCGGCGGCCTCCGGAGTGCGCTTCCTCGACATGACGGAGGCCGGCCGGAACCCGGGCCGCATCATCCCCGGGGTCCTGTACGCCTTCGCCGACCTCCACCCCGCCGGCAGGGTCCGCATCATCGGCGAGCCGATCTGGCCGGGCCGCTCGGAGACGGAGTATCCCGCCTGCGCCCAGCACGAGGCGCTGATCAACCTGGCGTTCTCCGGGCGTGCCGTCACCATCCTGTGCCCCTACGACCTCGACGGGCTCGCCCCCTCGGTGATCGCTGACGCGGAGATGACCCACCCCCTCCTCGTGGACGCCTCGGGCTCGCGTCCCAGCCGCGACTACGCGCCCGAACGCGTCATCGGCCGTTACAACCGGCCGCTGCGCGACCCGGCGGACGCCGCCGCCCTCGGCTTCTCCCCGGGCGACCTGGGGCGGGTGCGCGACTTCGTCGTGGGACACGCCGGCCGGATGGGACTGTCCGGAGAGCGGCTCGAGGACCTGCGGCTGATCGCCAGCGAGCTGGCGGCCAACAGCCTCGACTACGGCGGGGGCTCGGGGACCGTGCGTATCTGGTCGGAGAACGGGCATGTGGTCATGGACGTCAGCGACGCCGGTCACATCGTCGACCCCCTTGCCGGACGCCGGCCCGTCGATCCCCGCCAGCGGGGATCCCGCGGCCTGCTCGTCACCAACCTGCTCAGCGATCTCGTCCGCGTCCACACCATCCAGGGCGGCACCACCGTCCGCGTATATTTCAGTGCTTGA
- a CDS encoding PP2C family protein-serine/threonine phosphatase, giving the protein MRKEAILSPGDERRLLPSSRPDVLKSTRQTMPSPGRRGAAQTGAYAAPAGAYAVPPEACAAPDGSAPADDRVFEGLMEVLPAAERLSASTARAQVMLDVMPGSASWSVPIRDASGTIVDFVIQAVSPEAEDVHGRRGGELVGLRVRQCYPSVLDTPLWQAHLRVMETGVSERPSRYEHVEAADGVPHRSDYVMRLARYDDGLLATWVRDDSEQRLEEENRFTAHLQKIVMPVQDEPFTLPGLRVAARYQPAETAAYLGGDWYQAIGLDDGDVLLAVGDVAGNGVAAASAMAKLRHAITGLAFARHDPAEILTVLNRLLCKLRPDVLATALVARYHPADRTLRWTHAGHPPMLLARGSHVERLLHPGVLLGVFEDATYTCGTVRLRPDDLMVMFTDGLIEKRGSDLYEGLDLTSAALAEALRPIAPASQERLSAVMNAMVPANAADDTCVLVAQVTQDGQLGPHVRGAG; this is encoded by the coding sequence ATGCGGAAGGAAGCGATCCTGAGCCCAGGAGATGAGCGTCGCCTGCTGCCCTCCAGCAGGCCGGACGTCCTGAAATCGACCAGACAGACCATGCCCTCCCCCGGCAGGCGCGGTGCGGCCCAGACGGGAGCGTACGCGGCTCCGGCGGGAGCCTACGCGGTCCCGCCGGAGGCGTGCGCGGCCCCGGACGGCTCGGCGCCGGCGGACGATCGCGTGTTCGAGGGGCTCATGGAGGTGCTGCCCGCCGCCGAGCGCCTGTCGGCCTCGACGGCCCGGGCGCAGGTCATGCTCGACGTGATGCCCGGGTCGGCGAGCTGGTCCGTGCCGATCCGTGACGCCTCGGGGACGATCGTCGACTTCGTCATCCAGGCCGTGAGCCCGGAGGCGGAGGACGTTCACGGCCGGCGGGGCGGGGAGCTGGTCGGCCTGCGCGTCCGGCAGTGCTACCCCTCGGTGCTGGACACACCGCTGTGGCAGGCGCACCTGCGTGTGATGGAGACCGGCGTGTCCGAGCGGCCCAGCCGGTATGAGCACGTCGAGGCCGCCGACGGCGTCCCGCACCGGTCGGACTACGTCATGCGGCTCGCCCGCTACGACGACGGCCTGCTGGCCACCTGGGTCCGAGACGACAGCGAGCAGCGGCTGGAGGAGGAGAACCGGTTCACCGCCCACCTGCAGAAGATCGTCATGCCGGTCCAGGACGAGCCCTTCACCCTGCCGGGCCTGCGGGTGGCGGCCCGTTACCAGCCCGCCGAGACGGCGGCGTATCTCGGCGGTGACTGGTACCAGGCGATCGGTCTGGACGACGGCGACGTGCTGCTCGCCGTGGGGGACGTGGCCGGCAACGGGGTGGCCGCCGCCTCCGCCATGGCGAAGCTCCGCCACGCGATCACCGGCCTGGCCTTCGCCCGGCACGATCCGGCGGAGATCCTCACCGTGCTGAACCGTCTGCTGTGCAAGCTCCGGCCCGACGTGCTGGCGACCGCGCTGGTGGCCCGCTACCACCCGGCCGACCGCACCCTGCGGTGGACCCACGCCGGTCACCCCCCGATGCTGCTGGCCCGGGGCTCCCACGTGGAGCGCCTGCTCCACCCGGGCGTGCTGCTCGGCGTCTTCGAGGACGCCACCTACACCTGCGGCACCGTACGGCTCAGGCCCGACGATCTCATGGTGATGTTCACCGACGGGCTCATCGAGAAGCGCGGCAGCGACCTCTACGAGGGCCTGGATCTCACGAGCGCCGCCCTGGCCGAGGCGCTCAGGCCGATCGCGCCCGCCTCCCAGGAGCGGCTGTCGGCGGTCATGAACGCCATGGTGCCGGCCAACGCGGCCGACGACACCTGCGTCCTGGTCGCCCAGGTCACCCAGGACGGTCAGCTCGGCCCGCACGTCCGCGGGGCCGGCTGA
- a CDS encoding STAS domain-containing protein, with translation MSDLRLETPAALFTARAAEGAAVVAIRGSFDHTVHALAVDFVDQVFAAFGPRLIMDLTGLDLLDSRGTGLIVNCWRRALGEGGRLALVGTERGATRILWITGLTTRIPVYPTVQDALDDLPPRT, from the coding sequence ATGTCCGATCTTCGCCTGGAGACGCCGGCGGCGCTGTTCACGGCCAGGGCCGCCGAGGGCGCGGCGGTCGTGGCGATCCGGGGGAGCTTCGACCACACGGTCCACGCTCTCGCCGTCGACTTCGTCGACCAGGTCTTCGCCGCGTTCGGCCCGCGTCTGATCATGGACCTCACGGGTCTCGACCTCCTCGACTCCCGGGGCACCGGCCTGATCGTCAACTGCTGGAGGCGCGCCCTCGGGGAGGGCGGCCGGCTGGCGCTGGTGGGGACCGAGCGCGGGGCCACGCGCATCCTGTGGATCACCGGTCTGACGACGCGCATCCCCGTCTACCCCACGGTCCAGGACGCCCTCGACGACCTGCCTCCTCGCACGTAG